The Candidatus Krumholzibacteriia bacterium DNA window AGTTCGTCCAAGCGTGCAAAGCAACCGGCCGGAAGAACATTGTCATGGCCGGTGTAACCACTGAGGTGTGCGTGGTCGCTCCGGCGCTCAGCGCGGTTGAGGATGGCCACAGTGTCAAGGTCGTGTGCGACGCGTGCGGATCTCCCAACCAGTTGTCAGAAGAAATCGCATGGCGACGAATGGAACACGGGGGCGTCGGACTGACCACGCTCAACGCCATTGTTGCGGAACTCGCCAAGGACTGGTCCACGCACGAGGGCAAGATCGCTCATGCGATTCTCCAACCAGCATGAACGTCAGCCTGGTTTGCGAAGCGGGCGCCGCCGAGGGTGAAGGCCGACCGGCATGACTGACCCGATAGCGATTCTGATCAGCCACCGCGTTGCCGCCGGGCGGAAGGCAGACTACGTCGCGCACCACGACAAGCTCGCGGAGCTGGGCAAGGGCGTTGATGGGTACGGTGGCGTCGCGCTGTTCCCTCCCGAGGATCCCAACTCCCGCGAGTACACCG harbors:
- a CDS encoding isochorismatase family protein gives rise to the protein MSSFTVKDTMLALIDHQTGTNQWAVTTPLETLERNVLALAKFAAGVGIPVVLTSSQEQKAQGPLMPELRTVLPEAFERRIQRSGIVNAWDQDEFVQACKATGRKNIVMAGVTTEVCVVAPALSAVEDGHSVKVVCDACGSPNQLSEEIAWRRMEHGGVGLTTLNAIVAELAKDWSTHEGKIAHAILQPA